From the Malus domestica chromosome 17, GDT2T_hap1 genome, one window contains:
- the LOC103425825 gene encoding uncharacterized protein: MEEKVVAVIMVGGPTKGTRFRPLSFNTPKPLFPLAGQAMVHHPISACKKIPNLAQIYLVGFYEEKEFALYVSSISNELKVPVRYLREDKPHGSAGGLYYYRDVIMEDSPSHIFLLNCDVCCSFPLVDMLEAHKRYKGIGTMLVIKVSAESANQFGELVADHATKELLHYTEKPETFVSDLINCGVYVFTPDIFTAIQEVSSHREGRANLRRVSSFEALQSATRTLPTDFVRLDQDILSPLAGKNKLYTYETMDFWEQIKTPGMSLKCSGLYLSQFRINSKHHLASGDGTKNARIVGDVYVHPSAKVHPTSKIGPDVSLSANVRVGAGVRLINCIVLDDVEIKENAVVINAIVGWKSCIGKWSRVQADGDYNAKLGITILGEEVTVEDEVVVINSIVLPNKTLNVSVQEEIIL, encoded by the exons ATGGAGGAGAAGGTAGTCGCTGTAATCATGGTGGGTGGGCCCACCAAAG GGACTAGATTCCGGCCTCTTTCATTCAACACTCCGAAACCGCTGTTCCCATTGGCCGGGCAGGCCATGGTGCACCACCCCATTTCAGCTTGCAAAAAG ATACCCAATTTAGCTCAAATCTATTTGGTTGGATTCTATGAAGAGAAAGAATTCGCACTGTATGTGTCTTCCATTTCCAATGAGCTCAAAGTGCCAGTGAGGTACTTGAGAGAGGACAAGCCTCATGGTTCCGCCGGCGGACTTTATTACTACAGAGATGTCATCATGGAAGACAGCCCG TCTCATATCTTTTTGCTGAATTGTGATGTTTGCTGCAGTTTTCCACTTGTAGACATGCTTG AGGCTCATAAAAGATATAAGGGAATAGGTACAATGTTAGTAATTAAG GTTTCTGCGGAATCTGCAAACCAGTTTGGGGAGTTGGTTGCTGATCATGCCACCAAAGAACTATTGCATTATACTGAGAAGCCAGAGACTTTT GTGAGCGATTTGATCAACTGTGGTGTATATGTATTTACTCCAGATATTTTTACTGCCATTCAAGAAGTCTCCAGTCACCGAGAAGGCAGAG CTAATTTGCGTCGTGTTTCCAGCTTTGAAGCCCTCCAGTCCGCAACAAG GACTCTTCCCACAGATTTTGTTAGATTGGATCAAGATATTTTGTCACCTCTTGCTGGAAAGAATAAACTGTATACATATGAGACCATGGATTTTTGGGAACAGATCAAGACTCCAGG AATGTCTTTGAAATGTTCGGGTTTATATCTTTCTCAATTCCGAATTAACTCCAAACATCATTTAGCTAGTGGAGATGGTACCAAGAATGCTAGAATTGTTGGTGATGTTTATGTTCATCCATCGGCAAAAGTACATCCAACTTCTAAG ATTGGTCCCGATGTGTCTCTTTCAGCAAATGTTCGTGTAGGTGCAGGAGTAAGGCTTATAAATTGCATTGTCTTGGACGACGTGGAAATCAAG GAAAATGCAGTTGTTATAAATGCTATTGTTGGATGGAAGTCGTGTATTGGAAAATGGTCGCGTGTCCAG GCTGACGGAGACTACAACGCAAAGCTTGGAATTACCATCCTTG GAGAAGAGGTGACAGTTGAAGACGAAGTTGTGGTGATCAACAGCATCGTTCTCCCAAATAAGACTCTTAACGTTAGCGTACAGGAGGAAATCATTTTATAA
- the LOC103404376 gene encoding uncharacterized protein, protein MADHHHHHHHQHRPHRLSLPQRPTTPTTFSTTTPTAFSATPTTATSRQYPVYPFSSTPIATPSKYRLSSLNPKPFNPNSSKSSLSFLFLLLLSLRSLYSLLPFLRSSPSFSLFPFSFLVSLLSFLLTLSSSLLTSSSSSKDPFHQKQNQPIFSLTLITQSQHRILVAKSILLAVVFLLRFQALRYCGTAAMILAELSGNVAARFLADGHDSSVGGDRNRSSKVRGFLALFSGLFLLSMSWDRIDCFPFSAKLVESLGLSLFPRVNCVRIWPMMLPFLAGFLGCYERVSMNWGTIRQLGRKRVRVISLFFTTVVLFIPAVVSFFMFEAMGDGVSVGTLVWPLANTVVFGVLLSESFSDDKSLSSNDFRREYMVTFLCTLVLELFYFPELSLWGLLLCGLLLYVAVRELDPYYLKYLELGMESSESFTTAIMKPIKHILSERKSRKIALFLMINTGYMFVEFAAGFMSNSLGLISDACHMLFDCAALAIGLYASYISRLPANNQYNYGRGRFEVLSGYTNAVFLVLVGLLIVLESFERILDPQEISTSSLLVVSIGGLLVNVVGLIFFHEEHHHAHGGSGSCSHSHHHPHPHDSVGHNHEGHGKHEECIPVFSEDHEKSCSGHHDHHHEQQHGSSVSSKDHNCGSKECHDHQHDQHDHHGHSKHDSHVHSHHHDQHDHAHQHHHHDHAHQHEHHDHAHQHEHHDHAHLHEHHDHAHQHEHHDHAHQHEHHDHAHTHGSLPHQVAESHIQEAGFHSHKQPIDGEKSAKHQHRHIDHNMEGIFLHVLADTLGSVGVVISTLLIKYKGWLVADPACSIFISVLIISSVIPLLRNSAEILLQRIPRAHEQDLRKALIEVRKIRGVSGIRNWHIWSFTNSDVVGTLHLHVSTEIDKAAAKAKVSHLLHEAGVKDLTLQLECVGS, encoded by the coding sequence ATGGccgatcaccaccaccaccaccaccaccagcacAGGCCTCACCGTCTCTCACTCCCCCAGCGTCCCACCACCCCCACCACCTTCTCCACCACTACACCCACCGCCTTCTCCGCCACACCCACCACCGCCACATCTAGACAGTACCCTGTTTACCCTTTCTCATCGACCCCGATTGCAACTCCGTCCAAATACCGCCTCTCATCCCTCAACCCCAAACCGTTCAACCCCAACAGCAGCAAGTCCTCCCtctccttcctcttcctcctcctcctctccctCCGCTCCCTCTATTCCCTCCTCCCTTTCCTCCGCTCCtccccttctttctctctcttccccttcTCTTTCCtcgtctctctcctctccttccTCCTCACCCTCTCCTCTTCCCTcctcacctcctcctcctcttccaaaGACCCTTTTCACCAAAAGCAAAACCAACCCATCTTCTCTCTCACCTTGATCACACAGTCCCAGCACAGAATCTTGGTTGCCAAATCGATTCTTCTTGCCGTGGTCTTCCTCCTCCGGTTTCAGGCGCTTCGTTATTGCGGCACCGCCGCCATGATCCTGGCAGAATTGTCCGGCAACGTGGCGGCCCGGTTCTTGGCGGATGGCCATGATTCGAGTGTCGGCGGCGATAGGAATCGGTCCTCCAAGGTCCGTGGGTTTCTTGCTCTGTTTTCTGGGTTATTTTTGTTATCTATGAGTTGGGATCGGATTGACTGCTTCCCATTTTCTGCTAAATTGGTTGAAAGTTTGGGACTTTCACTGTTTCCAAGAGTCAATTGTGTGAGAATTTGGCCAATGATGCTTCCATTTCTCGCTGGATTTTTGGGTTGCTACGAACGGGTATCGATGAATTGGGGAACAATTAGGCAATTGGGTCGAAAACGGGTTCGTGTAATTTCGCTGTTTTTTACAACTGTTGTGCTGTTCATTCCTGCTGTTGTGAGTTTTTTCATGTTTGAAGCTATGGGAGATGGAGTTTCAGTGGGAACTTTAGTTTGGCCTCTGGCAAACACCGTTGTTTTTGGGGTGCTTCTGAGTGAAAGTTTTAGTGATGACAAGTCATTGAGTTCAAACGATTTCCGAAGAGAGTATATGGTAACATTTCTGTGTACTCTTGTGTTGGAGTTGTTCTATTTTCCTGAATTATCACTTTGGGGACTGTTGCTATGTGGGTTGTTACTGTATGTTGCTGTTAGGGAATTGGATCCTTACTATTTGAAATATCTTGAACTGGGGATGGAGTCTTCAGAATCGTTTACTACCGCCATTATGAAGCCAATTAAGCACATTTTGAGTGAGAGGAAGTCACGCAAGATTGCACTTTTCCTTATGATCAATACTGGATACATGTTTGTGGAATTTGCTGCTGGGTTCATGAGCAATAGTCTGGGGCTGATATCTGATGCCTGTCACATGTTGTTTGATTGTGCTGCTCTTGCAATTGGGCTATATGCTTCGTATATTTCTCGCTTGCCTGCAAACAATCAGTATAATTATGGGCGTGGGAGATTTGAGGTTCTTTCGGGATATACTAATGCTGTTTTCCTGGTGTTGGTTGGATTGTTGATAGTTTTGGAGTCGTTTGAGAGGATTTTGGACCCTCAGGAGATATCGACTAGCAGTTTATTAGTTGTTTCAATCGGGGGGCTTCTTGTTAATGTGGTTGGTTTAATCTTCTTTCACGAGGAGCATCATCATGCTCATGGTGGATCAGGATCATGCTCCCACTCCCACCATCACCCGCATCCGCATGACTCTGTTGGGCATAATCATGAAGGTCATGGAAAGCATGAGGAATGCATACCTGTTTTCAGTGAAGACCATGAAAAATCATGTTCTGGCCATCATGACCATCATCATGAACAACAACATGGCAGTTCTGTCAGTTCTAAAGATCACAATTGCGGAAGCAAAGAGTGCCATGATCACCAACATGATCAGCATGACCACCATGGCCATAGTAAGCATGACAGCCACGTTCATAGCCACCACCATGACCAACATGATCATGCCCACCAACATCATCACCATGACCATGCCCACCAGCATGAACATCATGACCATGCCCACCAGCACGAACACCATGACCATGCCCACCTGCACGAACACCATGACCATGCCCACCAGCACGAACACCATGACCATGCCCACCAGCACGAACACCATGACCACGCCCACACTCATGGAAGCTTACCCCATCAAGTGGCGGAATCTCACATTCAAGAAGCAGGTTTCCATAGCCATAAACAGCCAATTGATGGAGAAAAATCAGCTAAGCATCAACATCGCCACATTGACCACAACATGGAAGGAATATTTTTGCACGTTTTGGCTGACACCTTGGGAAGTGTCGGAGTTGTGATATCAACCCTCTTGATTAAGTACAAGGGATGGCTGGTTGCTGATCCTGCCTGCTCGATATTCATTTCCGTCTTGATTATATCTTCGGTTATCCCATTACTTAGAAACTCGGCAGAAATCTTGCTCCAAAGAATTCCCAGAGCACACGAGCAGGATTTGAGAAAAGCTCTTATCGAGGTTAGGAAGATAAGGGGGGTTTCTGGCATTCGGAACTGGCACATATGGAGTTTCACAAACAGCGACGTAGTGGGGACTCTCCATCTCCATGTCTCAACAGAAATCGACAAGGCTGCTGCAAAGGCAAAGGTCTCACACTTACTACACGAAGCTGGAGTCAAGGACTTAACATTGCAGTTGGAATGCGTTGGATCATAG
- the LOC103404378 gene encoding alpha-mannosidase 2-like: MAFSSYIGSTRRGGWANSLLPSSSASNPKSKLTRKPRRRLPLRDFIFANFFVIGLSISLFFFLIVFLRYGVPTPLSSHFKSKSPARFSKPRKPVSRKNVSAADADAGATVDITTKDLYDKIDFSDVDGGPWKQGWRVSYKGDEWDSEKLKVIVVPHSHNDPGWKLTVEEYYDMQSRHILDTIVDALSKDSRRKFIWEEMSYLERWWRDASDHKRESFTNLVKNGQLEIVGGGWVMNDEANSHYYAIIEQMTEGNRWLNETVGVIPKNAWAIDPFGYSPTMAYLLRRMGFENMLIQRTHYELKKELALHKNLEYVWRQSWDVDETTDIFVHMMPFYSYDIPHTCGPEPAICCQFDFARMHGFDYELCPWRDDPVETNQGNVQERALILLDQYKKKSTLYRTNTLLIPLGDDFRYKSIDEAEAQFRNYQMLFDYINSNPSLNTEAKFGTLEDYFWTLREEAERINHSLPGEIGSFQVGGFPSLSGDFFTYADRQQDYWSGYYVSRPFFKAVDRVLEQTIRTTDMMIAFLLGYCQKPQCEKLPMGFSYKLAAARRNLALFQHHDGVTGTAKDHVVLDYGTRMHTSLQDLQIFMSKAIEVLLGMRHEKNDNNPSQFEPEQVRSKYDVQPVHRAIMAREGTRQSVVFFNPLEQTREEVVMVIVNRPDVTVLDSNWTCVQSQISPELQHDKSKTFTGRHRVYWQASVPALGLQTYYIANGLVGCEKAKPAKLKFFSKSGSLSCPTPYACSKPKADVAEIQNRNQILTFDVKHGLLQKISYKNGSQNVAGEEIAMYSSSGSGAYLFKPKGDAQPIIEEGGQLVISEGPLVQEVYSYPRTAWEKSPISHSTRIYNGENTVQEFLIEKEYHVELLGQEFDDKELIVRYKTDVDNKRIFFSDLNGFQMSRRETYDKIPVQGNYYPMPSLAFMQGSNGQRFSVHSRQSLGVASLKNGWLEIMLDRRLVRDDGRGLGQGVMDNRAMNVIFHIVVESNISATSNPVSNPLPLNPSLLSHRVSTHLNYPLHAFINKKPEELTVQPPPRSFSPLAASLPCDLHIVSFKVPQPLKYTQQPLGDSRFALILQRQNWDSSYCRKGRSGCTRFADETVNLFYMFKDLAVFNARATSLNLLHEDMDMLGYTDQFGDVAQDGHVLMSPMEIQAYKLELRPHK, encoded by the exons ATGGCTTTCTCGTCGTACATTGGCAGCACCCGCCGCGGCGGCTGGGCCAACTCCCTCCTCCCTTCCTCCTCCGCTTCCAACCCCAAATCCAAGCTCACCAGAAAGCCCCGCAGGCGATTACCCCTCCGCGACTTCATCTTCGCAAACTTCTTCGTTATCGGCCTCTCgatctccctcttcttcttcctcatcgtCTTCCTCCGCTACGGCGTCCCCACACCCCTCTCCTCCCACTTCAAATCCAAATCCCCCGCCCGCTTCTCCAAACCCCGGAAGCCCGTTTCCCGCAAGAACGTCTCGGCCGCCGACGCCGATGCGGGGGCCACCGTCGACATCACCACCAAGgacctgtacgacaagattgacTTCTCGGATGTGGACGGCGGGCCGTGGAAGCAGGGGTGGCGGGTGAGCTACAAAGGGGACGAGTGGGACTCTGAGAAATTGAAGGTGATCGTGGTGCCCCATTCGCATAACGATCCCGGCTGGAAGCTCACGGTGGAAGAGTACTACGATATGCAATCCAGACATATTCTCGACACCATCGTCGATGCGCTTTCGAAG GATTCTCGGCGCAAGTTTATATGGGAAGAGATGTCTTATCTGGAAAGATGGTGGAGAGATGCCTCTGATCACAAAAGGGAGTCATTCACCAATTTGGTGAAAAATGGTCAGCTCGAAATTGTTGGAGGTGGCTGGGTAATGAACGATGAG GCTAATTCACATTATTATGCCATAATTGAGCAG ATGACAGAAGGAAATAGGTGGTTGAACGAAACTGTTGGGGTTATTCCTAAAAATGCTTGGGCAATAGATCCATTTGGATACTCACCTACCATGGCATATCTTCTCCGTCGCATGGGTTTTGAAAATATGCTTATTCAGAGGACCCATTATGAGCTGAAGAAGGAACTTGCACTGCATAAAAATTTGGAGTATGTATGGCGTCAGAGCTGGGATGTGGATGAAACAACCGATATTTTTGTCCACATGATGCCCTTTTATTCTTATGATATTCCACATACTTGTGGTCCAGAGCCTGCTATTTGTTGTCAGTTTGACTTTGCTCGAATGCATGGCTTTGATTATGAACTCTGTCCGTGGAGAGACGATCCAGTAGAGACCAACCAGGGAAATGTTCAGGAGCGGGCACTTATTCTACTAGATCAATATAAGAAGAAATCAACACTGTACAGGACAAATACACTTCTTATTCCTCTTGGAGATGATTTCCGCTACAAAAGCATCGATGAAGCTGAAGCTCAGTTTAGGAACTACCAAATGCTGTTTGATTATATCAATTCTAATCCCAGTTTGAACACAGAGGCCAAGTTTGGAACTCTGGAAGATTACTTTTGGACCCTTCGTGAGGAGGCTGAAAGAATAAATCATTCACTTCCTGGTGAGATTGGTTCCTTTCAGGTTGGGGGTTTTCCTTCTTTGTCAGGTGACTTCTTCACTTATGCTGATAGGCAACAGGACTATTGGAGTGGCTATTATGTTTCCAGGCCTTTCTTCAAGGCTGTTGATCGAGTTCTCGAGCAGACAATTCGTACCACAGATATGATGATTGCTTTCCTGCTTGGGTACTGCCAGAAACCACAATGTGAAAAGTTGCCCATGGGGTTCTCCTACAAGTTGGCTGCAGCTAGGAGGAACTTAGCTCTTTTCCAGCATCACGATGGAGTGACTGGTACTGCTAAAGATCATGTGGTCCTGGACTATGGGACTCGGATGCACACATCTTTGCAGGACTTGCAGATTTTCATGTCTAAAGCTATTGAAGTACTGCTCGGAATGCGCCATGAGAAAAATGACAATAACCCGTCTCAGTTTGAGCCAGAACAGGTGAGATCTAAATATGATGTTCAGCCTGTTCATAGAGCAATCATGGCCCGTGAAGGAACTAGACAGTCGGTGGTGTTTTTTAATCCTTTGGAGCAGACAAGAGAAGAGGTTGTGATGGTTATTGTTAACCGTCCAGATGTTACTGTTCTAGACTCAAACTGGACATGTGTTCAAAGCCAAATATCCCCTGAGCTTCAGCATGATAAAAGCAAAACTTTTACTGGAAGGCACCGTGTCTACTGGCAGGCTTCTGTTCCTGCATTGGGGTTGCAAACATATTACATTGCTAATGGGCTTGTTGGATGTGAAAAGGCCAAAccagcaaaactaaaatttttctCAAAGTCTGGTTCTTTATCCTGTCCCACTCCATATGCTTGCTCAAAACCAAAAGCTGATGTGGCTGAAATCCAGAACAGGAACCAAATACTCACCTTTGATGTGAAGCATGGCTTGCTGCAGAAAATAAGCTATAAGAATGGTTCGCAAAATGTTGCGGGTGAGGAAATAGCTATGTACTCTAGCTCGGGAAGTGGAGCCTACCTATTTAAACCGAAAGGTGATGCCCAGCCTATCATTGAAGAAGGTGGGCAGTTGGTGATCTCTGAGGGCCCTTTGGTGCAGGAAGTTTACTCTTATCCAAGGACTGCATGGGAGAAGAGCCCCATTTCTCATAGCACCCGTATCTACAATGGAGAGAATACTGTACAGGAATTTCTCATTGAGAAGGAGTATCATGTTGAGCTTCTCGGCCAGGAGTTTGATGACAAGGAGTTGATAGTTAGGTATAAAACAGATGTTGATAACAAAAGAATATTCTTTTCTGATTTAAATGGCTTTCAGATGAGCCGGAGAGAAACCTATGATAAAATCCCAGTTCAGGGCAATTATTACCCTATGCCCTCTCTTGCATTCATGCAGGGCTCCAATGGTCAGCGGTTTTCAGTCCATTCCCGGCAGTCGTTGGGTGTCGCAAGTCTTAAAAATGGATGGTTGGAGATTATGCTTGACCGTCGTTTGGTAAGAGATGATGGACGAGGTCTTGGACAAGGAGTGATGGACAACCGTGCTATGAATGTAATCTTCCACATCGTTGTGGAGTCTAACATTTCAGCCACATCAAACCCAGTTTCCAACCCATTGCCCTTGAAcccctctcttctttctcaccGTGTCAGTACTCACCTGAACTATCCGTTGCATGCATTCATTAACAAGAAGCCAGAGGAGTTAACAGTGCAGCCACCCCCAAGATCTTTCTCCCCCTTAGCCGCTTCCTTACCATGTGATCTGCATATTGTAAGTTTTAAGGTTCCCCAACCTCTAAAATACACTCAGCAACCTCTCGGAGATTCTAGGTTTGCGCTAATTTTACAGAGACAGAACTGGGACTCTTCATATTGTCGGAAGGGCAGATCAGGGTGCACTAGATTTGCTGATGAGACTGTGAATCTCTTTTACATGTTCAAAGACCTTGCGGTATTTAATGCAAGAGCTACTTCCTTAAATCTTTTGCATGAGGACATGGATATGCTTGGGTATACTGATCAATTTGGAGATGTTGCTCAAGACGGACACGTTCTTATGTCTCCAATGGAAATACAGGCTTACAAGTTGGAATTGCGGCCGCACAAATGA
- the LOC103404381 gene encoding protein transport protein SEC13 homolog B yields MPAQKIETGHQDTVHDVAMDYYGKRLATASSDATIKIIGVGNASQHLATLSAHRGPVWEVAWAHPKFGSILASCSYDGQVIIWKEGNPNEWQQAHVFNDHKSSVNSIAWAPHELGLSLACGSSDGNISVFTARADGGWDTTKIDQAHPVGVTSVSWAPSMAPGALVGSGLLDPVHKLASGGCDNTVKVWKLYNGIWKMDCFPALQMHSDWVRDVAWAPNLGLPKSTIASASQDGTVVIWTVAKEGEQWEGKVLKDFKTPVWRVSWSLTGNLLAVADGNNNVTLWKESVDGEWQQVSTVEP; encoded by the coding sequence ATGCCTGCCCAGAAGATCGAAACGGGTCACCAGGACACTGTCCACGATGTAGCCATGGATTACTATGGAAAGCGTCTAGCAACAGCTTCGTCTGATGCCACCATTAAGATAATTGGTGTCGGAAACGCTTCACAGCACCTTGCTACATTGTCAGCTCATAGAGGCCCTGTCTGGGAGGTAGCTTGGGCGCATCCCAAGTTTGGGTCGATTCTTGCTTCTTGTTCATATGATGGGCAGGTGATCATTTGGAAGGAGGGAAATCCCAATGAGTGGCAACAGGCTCATGTTTTTAACGACCACAAGTCATCGGTAAATTCCATTGCTTGGGCACCTCATGAACTTGGTCTAAGCTTAGCTTGCGGTTCTTCTGATGGGAATATTTCGGTTTTCACTGCCAGGGCCGATGGTGGTTGGGACACCACTAAGATAGATCAAGCCCACCCTGTTGGAGTAACCTCAGTTTCATGGGCTCCATCGATGGCTCCTGGTGCTCTAGTTGGATCTGGTCTGCTTGATCCAGTTCATAAGCTGGCATCCGGTGGGTGTGATAATACTGTGAAGGTGTGGAAGCTGTACAATGGGATCTGGAAGATGGACTGCTTCCCTGCCCTTCAAATGCACAGCGATTGGGTGAGAGATGTAGCATGGGCACCCAACTTGGGACTTCCAAAGTCCACAATCGCAAGTGCTTCACAGGACGGAACAGTGGTGATTTGGACTGTGGCCAAGGAAGGTGAGCAATGGGAGGGGAAggttttgaaggattttaagaCCCCGGTCTGGAGGGTGTCGTGGTCTCTAACCGGAAACTTGCTGGCTGTGGCTGATGGAAATAACAATGTAACATTGTGGAAAGAATCTGTCGACGGTGAGTGGCAACAAGTAAGCACAGTTGAGCCATAG
- the LOC103416981 gene encoding uncharacterized protein: protein MAATARAVILSRFTDLSLKPSQPPPPITRHLLVRPLLPSSFRRRRLSASSTSAVRCLMSGVDGGGVSDEFVSTRKSGFDRGFSVIANMLKKIEPLDTSVISKGVTDSARDSMKQTISTMLGLLPSYQFSVTVRVSKAPLHRLLTSSIITGYTLWNAEYRISLMRNFDKSTENSVPLDRSEIDGVSDRVESEERDDGNGIGVSSELLDSATPHVFGDLPPEALNCIQRLESELTNVKEELKALKQENMQLEYDRGPRNDLLEYLRSLDSDMVTELSRPSSFEVEEIIHQLVQNVLQRFFKDGTSSDFMEDLVTGDSENGLDADGELDTIGTSRDYLAKLLFWCMLLGHHLRGLENRLHLSCVVGLL from the exons ATGGCGGCGACAGCTCGCGCCGTCATTCTCTCCCGCTTCACCGACCTGTCTCTCAAGCCTTCCCAGCCGCCGCCCCCGATTACCCGCCACCTCCTCGTCCGCCCCTTACTCCCCTCCTCCTTCCGGCGGCGTCGTTTGTCCGCCAGCTCGACTTCCGCCGTCCGATGCCTCATGTCCGGCGTCGACGGCGGCGGCGTGTCGGACGAGTTCGTCTCGACTCGGAAGTCCGGCTTCGACCGCGGTTTCTCCGTGATTGCGAACATGCTCAAGAAAATTGAGCCGCTCGACACCTCCGTTATCTCCAAGGGCGTTACGGATTCCGCCAGGGACTCCATGAAGCAGACCATTTCTACTATGCTGGGGTTGCTCCCGTCCTATCAGTTCTCCGTCACCGTTAGGGTTTCCAAAGCCCCTCTCCATCGCCTCCTCACATCCTCGATAATCACCGG ATATACACTGTGGAACGCGGAGTATCGGATATCGTTGATGAGGAATTTCGACAAATCCACGGAGAATTCTGTGCCGTTGGATCGGTCGGAGATCGATGGGGTGTCGGATAGGGTGGAGAGTGAGGAAAGGGATGATGGAAATGGTATCGGGGTGAGTAGCGAACTCTTGGATTCAGCAACTCCCCATGTTTTTGGCGATTTGCCTCCGGAGGCTTTGAATTGTATCCAGAGGTTGGAGTCAGAGTTGACAAATGTGAAGGAG GAACTGAAGGCGCTAAAGCAGGAAAATATGCAATTAGAATATGACAGAGGACCTAGGAACGATTTATTGGAGTATCTACGGTCTCTAGATTCTGATATG GTGACTGAACTATCTCGACCATCATCATTTGAGGTGGAGGAAATTATACACCAGCTTGTTCAAAATGTATTGCAGCGATTCTTCAAGGACGGTACTTCCTCAGACTTTATGGAAGATTTGGTGACAGGGGACAGTGAGAATGGCCTAGATGCTGATGGCGAACTTGACACCATAGGAACTTCACGAGATTACCTAGCGAAGCTGCTTTTCTG GTGTATGTTGTTAGGTCATCATTTAAGAGGGTTGGAGAACCGATTGCATTTGAGTTGCGTTGTTGGATTATTGTGA
- the LOC103416982 gene encoding probable galacturonosyltransferase-like 10, giving the protein MLLLKPISLLLLLSLVLIPAAAIRSFPDSQTGKEKGFNMDFSEAPEYTNGISCPALVGSNDRAGKEVCDPSLVHVAMTIDSEYLRGTIAAVHSVFKHASCPENTFFHFVASDSSAVDSHHLSRILKSTFPSLNFRVYVFRESLVSHLISSSIRRALENPLNYARSYLADLLDPCVERVIYLDSDVVVVDDIQKLWEITLSGSRVIGAPEYCHANFTKYFSDEFWKDSELSKVFDRKRPCYFNTGVMVIDLARWRAGGFTRKIETWMEIQKERRIYELGSLPPFLLVFGGDVEAIHHRWNQHGLGGDNLMNSCRSLHSGPVSLLHWSGRGKPWTRLDLGTPCPVDLLWAPFDLYRHHQSQLQDLHLLQHHHHQQFLML; this is encoded by the coding sequence ATGCTTCTCCTTAAACCCatttctctcctcctcctcctctccctCGTTCTGATTCCGGCAGCCGCAATCCGATCATTCCCGGACTCGCAAACCGGAAAGGAAAAAGGATTCAACATGGATTTCTCAGAAGCGCCGGAATACACGAACGGAATCAGCTGCCCTGCTCTTGTGGGCTCCAACGACAGAGCAGGAAAGGAGGTTTGCGATCCCTCCCTCGTCCACGTCGCGATGACGATCGATTCCGAGTACTTGCGCGGCACCATTGCCGCCGTCCACTCTGTTTTCAAGCACGCTTCCTGCCCGGAAAACACATTCTTCCACTTCGTCGCCTCCGACTCCAGCGCCGTCGATTCCCACCACCTCTCCCGCATTCTGAAATCGACTTTTCCGTCGCTTAATTTCCGAGTCTATGTGTTCAGAGAGAGCTTGGTGAGTCATCTGATTTCGTCTTCGATTCGACGAGCTCTCGAGAACCCATTGAACTACGCGCGGAGCTACTTAGCTGATTTGCTCGACCCCTGTGTCGAGCGCGTGATTTATCTCGACTCCGACGTCGTTGTTGTCGACGATATCCAGAAGTTATGGGAGATTACCTTATCCGGGTCGAGAGTGATCGGAGCTCCGGAGTACTGCCACGCGAATTTCACCAAGTATTTCTCCGACGAATTCTGGAAAGATTCCGAGCTCTCCAAGGTGTTCGACCGAAAGCGCCCGTGCTATTTCAACACCGGCGTGATGGTGATCGACTTGGCGAGATGGAGAGCCGGAGGGTTCACGAGAAAGATCGAGACTTGGATGGAGATTCAGAAGGAGAGGAGGATTTACGAGCTGGGTTCTCTTCCGCCGTTTCTGCTGGTGTTCGGCGGCGACGTGGAGGCGATTCACCACCGGTGGAACCAGCACGGCCTCGGCGGCGATAATTTGATGAACAGTTGCAGGTCTCTGCATTCGGGTCCGGTGAGTTTGCTGCATTGGAGCGGGAGAGGGAAGCCATGGACGCGGCTGGATTTGGGAACGCCTTGCCCTGTCGATCTTCTGTGGGCCCCTTTCGATCTCTACAGACACCATCAAAGTCAGCTTCAAGATCTGCATCTTCTTCAACATCACCACCATCAACAATTTTTGATGTTGTAG